The Micromonospora sp. NBC_01740 genome includes a window with the following:
- a CDS encoding SixA phosphatase family protein, translating into MTDASARGRTLVLLRHAKAEPPGEVVPDVQRPLAVRGQADAAAAGAWLAKHDLLPDVVICSAARRTRETWHGVAMGMTGSPPEGGSAGPAPVVRYEADAYEAHPEDLLTLVRDVDPTARTVLLIAHNPGISLLSALLDPERADQDGLGTSDVVVHRPDVDWPELGPRRAPITDRHTARG; encoded by the coding sequence ATGACCGACGCTTCCGCCCGGGGACGCACGCTGGTACTGCTCCGGCACGCCAAGGCTGAGCCGCCCGGCGAGGTGGTGCCGGACGTGCAGCGTCCCCTGGCCGTACGGGGTCAGGCCGACGCGGCCGCGGCCGGCGCCTGGCTGGCCAAGCACGACCTGCTGCCGGACGTGGTCATCTGCTCGGCCGCCCGGCGCACCCGGGAGACGTGGCACGGCGTGGCGATGGGCATGACCGGCTCCCCACCGGAGGGCGGCTCGGCCGGCCCCGCTCCCGTCGTGCGCTACGAGGCCGACGCGTACGAGGCGCACCCGGAGGACCTGCTGACGCTGGTCCGGGACGTCGACCCGACCGCCCGTACGGTGCTGCTGATCGCGCACAACCCGGGCATCTCGCTCCTCTCGGCGCTGCTCGACCCGGAGCGGGCGGACCAGGACGGGTTGGGCACCAGCGACGTGGTGGTGCACCGGCCCGACGTCGACTGGCCGGAACTGGGCCCTCGCAGGGCACCGATCACCGACCGCCACACCGCACGCGGCTGA
- a CDS encoding DUF5753 domain-containing protein: MNHAFVAALAEACETAESLGGRLGIHPKTVARWANPGRIPQSRHRAEVAKILGKNVSELWPDTLNRREPVWFRPWVDIEREAVALRAFQLAWVPGLLQTEAYARATFTGQPLAKDEVGELVAARVARQGILTRDRGPLFVAVLDEGIIRRPAAGDRRLMAEQLAHLVRCAEMPNVQLHVVPRETATYPGLDGPFTLAELPDGTRVAHVDSQARAQIVDQTSDIATLEHRWERIRGEALPRGRSLELLREAAASWT; encoded by the coding sequence ATGAACCATGCATTTGTGGCGGCGCTCGCCGAGGCGTGCGAGACAGCCGAAAGCCTGGGAGGCCGCCTCGGAATTCATCCCAAGACCGTTGCTCGGTGGGCAAACCCGGGACGTATCCCGCAGAGTCGACATCGTGCGGAAGTAGCGAAGATCCTCGGCAAGAACGTGTCGGAACTCTGGCCGGACACGCTGAACCGCCGGGAACCTGTGTGGTTCAGACCGTGGGTCGACATCGAGCGTGAGGCCGTAGCCCTACGGGCGTTCCAGCTCGCCTGGGTGCCGGGCCTCCTTCAGACCGAGGCTTATGCGCGGGCCACGTTCACCGGCCAGCCGCTAGCCAAAGACGAGGTGGGTGAGTTGGTCGCGGCGCGTGTCGCCCGTCAGGGGATCCTGACTCGTGATCGAGGACCCCTGTTCGTCGCGGTGCTCGACGAGGGGATCATCCGTCGTCCCGCAGCAGGAGACCGGAGACTCATGGCCGAGCAGCTAGCCCATTTGGTGCGGTGTGCCGAGATGCCGAACGTTCAACTCCACGTCGTGCCACGTGAGACAGCGACTTATCCAGGCCTCGACGGACCGTTCACGCTCGCCGAACTTCCCGACGGGACGCGGGTGGCGCACGTCGATAGCCAAGCGCGCGCACAAATAGTCGACCAAACATCCGACATTGCTACGCTGGAGCACCGGTGGGAACGCATACGGGGCGAGGCTCTTCCCCGAGGGCGCTCCTTGGAACTTCTCAGAGAAGCGGCGGCATCATGGACCTGA
- a CDS encoding DUF6458 family protein, with product MGFGGSIFLIALGAIFAFAVEADLGWLNLAVVGWVLMLAGVAGLLLTLHFWNSRRRAVVAPVRGERVVAEQVVPVRDDRVVEEYREVRQPRRTV from the coding sequence ATGGGCTTTGGTGGCAGTATCTTCCTGATCGCGTTGGGTGCGATCTTCGCGTTCGCCGTGGAGGCGGATCTGGGCTGGCTCAACCTGGCCGTGGTGGGCTGGGTGCTGATGCTCGCCGGCGTGGCCGGTCTGCTGCTCACCCTCCACTTCTGGAACTCGCGCCGTCGGGCCGTGGTCGCCCCGGTGCGCGGTGAGCGCGTGGTCGCCGAGCAGGTCGTGCCGGTGCGGGACGACCGGGTCGTGGAGGAGTACCGCGAGGTGCGTCAGCCGCGCCGGACCGTCTGA
- a CDS encoding NHL domain-containing thioredoxin family protein, whose protein sequence is MGTTPRVRAPELRGRQWLNTGGRELKLSDLRGKIVIADFWTFCCINCLHVLDELRPLEEKYGDVLVVIGVHSPKFEHEKDPDALAAAVERYGVHHPVLDDPELDMWQQYAARAWPTLSVIDPEGYVVATMAGEGHAEGLARLVDDLIATHEAKGTLHRGDGPYVPPAEPQTTLRFPGKAVLLENGNLLVSDSARHSLAELAPDGETLVRRIGTGSRGRVDGPAGAATFSEPQGLCLLPAHTAEVAGYDLVVADTVNHLLRGVRLADGEVVTVAGTGRQWRSTVDDHSHDALSVDLSSPWDLAWYDDKVVIAMAGIHQLWWFDPVKRTAGMYAGTTVEALRDGLLAEAWMAQPSGLSVSADGARLWVADSETSAIRYVENDVMGTAVGQGLFDFGHVDGPAAEALLQHPLGVCALPDGSVLVADTYNGAVRRFDPESNRVSTVADGLAEPSDLVLTPAGEVLVVESAAHRLTRLAPGALSAAGASTVDGPRHRTERKPTDVAAGEVTLDVIFTPAPGQKLDETYGPSTRLVVSASPPELLLEGAGTGTELSRRLVVDGTVAGGVLQVTAQAATCDADVEHAACHLTRQDWGVPVRVVEGAAARLPLVLRGLDDA, encoded by the coding sequence ATGGGAACGACACCGCGCGTACGTGCCCCCGAACTGCGGGGCCGGCAGTGGCTCAACACGGGTGGGCGAGAGCTGAAGCTGTCCGATCTGCGGGGCAAGATCGTGATCGCTGACTTTTGGACGTTCTGCTGCATCAACTGCCTGCACGTGCTCGACGAGCTGCGCCCGCTGGAGGAGAAGTACGGCGACGTGCTCGTCGTGATCGGCGTGCACTCGCCGAAGTTCGAGCACGAGAAGGACCCGGACGCGCTGGCCGCCGCCGTGGAACGGTACGGCGTCCACCACCCCGTGCTCGACGACCCCGAGCTGGACATGTGGCAGCAGTACGCGGCCCGCGCCTGGCCCACCCTGTCGGTGATCGACCCCGAGGGCTACGTGGTGGCGACGATGGCCGGCGAGGGTCACGCCGAAGGGCTCGCCCGCCTCGTCGACGACCTCATCGCCACCCACGAGGCCAAGGGCACCCTGCACCGGGGCGACGGCCCGTACGTCCCGCCCGCCGAGCCGCAGACCACGCTGCGCTTCCCGGGCAAGGCGGTGCTGCTGGAGAACGGCAACCTGCTGGTGTCCGACTCGGCCCGGCACTCGCTGGCGGAACTGGCCCCCGACGGCGAGACGCTGGTGCGGCGGATCGGCACGGGCAGCCGGGGCCGGGTCGACGGTCCCGCCGGGGCGGCCACCTTCTCCGAGCCGCAGGGGCTGTGCCTGCTGCCGGCGCACACCGCCGAGGTGGCCGGCTACGACCTCGTCGTCGCCGACACCGTCAACCACCTGCTGCGCGGCGTACGGCTGGCCGACGGCGAGGTGGTGACAGTCGCCGGCACCGGCCGGCAGTGGCGTTCCACGGTCGACGACCACTCGCACGACGCGCTCTCGGTCGACCTCTCCTCCCCCTGGGACCTGGCCTGGTACGACGACAAGGTCGTCATCGCGATGGCCGGCATCCACCAGCTCTGGTGGTTCGACCCGGTGAAACGCACCGCCGGCATGTACGCGGGCACGACCGTCGAGGCCCTGCGCGACGGCCTGCTGGCCGAGGCGTGGATGGCGCAGCCGTCCGGCCTCTCCGTCTCCGCCGACGGCGCCCGGCTCTGGGTGGCCGACAGCGAGACCAGCGCGATCCGGTACGTCGAGAACGACGTCATGGGCACCGCCGTCGGGCAGGGACTCTTCGACTTCGGGCACGTCGACGGGCCAGCGGCGGAGGCGCTGCTCCAGCACCCGCTGGGGGTGTGCGCGCTGCCGGACGGCTCGGTGCTGGTGGCCGACACGTACAACGGGGCGGTCCGCCGCTTCGACCCGGAGAGCAACCGGGTCTCGACGGTCGCCGACGGGCTCGCCGAGCCGAGCGACCTGGTGCTCACCCCGGCCGGCGAGGTGCTGGTGGTGGAGTCCGCCGCGCACCGGCTGACCCGGCTGGCGCCCGGCGCGCTCTCGGCGGCCGGCGCCAGCACCGTCGACGGTCCCCGGCACCGCACCGAGCGCAAGCCCACCGACGTGGCGGCCGGCGAGGTGACCCTGGACGTGATCTTCACGCCCGCGCCGGGGCAGAAGCTCGACGAGACGTACGGCCCGTCGACGCGACTGGTGGTGTCGGCGTCGCCGCCGGAGCTGCTGCTGGAGGGGGCGGGGACCGGCACCGAGCTGTCCCGCCGGCTGGTGGTCGACGGCACGGTGGCCGGGGGCGTGCTCCAGGTGACCGCGCAGGCGGCGACCTGCGACGCGGACGTCGAGCACGCGGCCTGCCACCTGACCCGGCAGGACTGGGGCGTACCGGTCCGGGTGGTCGAGGGTGCCGCCGCCCGGCTCCCGCTGGTGCTCAGGGGCCTGGACGACGCCTGA
- a CDS encoding DUF6458 family protein, whose protein sequence is MGIGSGIFLIAIGAILTFAIRANVWWVDLRAVGWVFILAGLGVLLTTLWFWQDRRKRARTLIVEENRLSHPTAMMPPPPDPPPPTAPPS, encoded by the coding sequence ATGGGCATTGGTAGCGGAATCTTCCTGATCGCCATCGGCGCGATCCTGACCTTCGCCATCAGAGCCAACGTCTGGTGGGTCGACCTGCGCGCGGTCGGCTGGGTGTTCATCCTGGCCGGGCTGGGCGTCCTGCTCACCACGCTCTGGTTCTGGCAGGACCGGCGGAAGCGGGCGCGGACCCTGATCGTCGAGGAGAACCGGCTCTCGCACCCGACCGCGATGATGCCGCCGCCGCCCGATCCGCCGCCGCCGACGGCACCACCGTCCTGA
- a CDS encoding 5-oxoprolinase subunit B family protein produces the protein MRIRPVGAHALLIDCADADQVEAWRAELWRRRERGELTAVEIVPAATTVLLDGVPDPATAAARIAAWPPGPAAPRSAAPTVAAAPTAAAAPTVAGEAPEAAAELVEVPVTYDGEDLALVAEHWGVDVPAVVDRLRRTPFRVAFCGFAPGFAYLTGLPAELAVPRLPTPRSRVPAGSVALAGPYAGIYPAASPGGWLLVGRTTMGLFDVHADPPARLTPGTRVRLVAA, from the coding sequence ATGCGGATCCGACCCGTCGGTGCCCACGCCCTGCTGATCGACTGTGCCGACGCCGACCAGGTGGAGGCGTGGCGGGCCGAGCTGTGGCGGCGGCGCGAACGCGGTGAGCTGACTGCCGTCGAGATCGTGCCGGCGGCCACCACCGTCCTGCTCGACGGGGTGCCGGACCCGGCCACGGCGGCCGCGCGGATCGCCGCGTGGCCGCCTGGACCAGCCGCACCGCGGAGCGCCGCGCCGACCGTCGCCGCCGCGCCGACCGCCGCTGCCGCGCCGACCGTCGCCGGGGAGGCTCCCGAGGCCGCGGCCGAACTGGTCGAGGTTCCGGTGACGTACGACGGGGAGGACCTGGCTCTCGTCGCCGAGCACTGGGGCGTGGACGTGCCGGCGGTGGTCGACCGGTTGCGGCGTACCCCGTTCCGGGTGGCCTTCTGCGGCTTCGCCCCCGGGTTCGCCTACCTCACCGGGCTGCCCGCCGAACTGGCGGTGCCCCGGCTGCCCACCCCGCGCTCCCGGGTGCCGGCCGGCTCGGTCGCCCTGGCCGGCCCGTACGCCGGGATCTATCCGGCGGCTTCGCCCGGCGGCTGGCTGCTGGTCGGGCGTACCACGATGGGCCTCTTCGACGTGCACGCCGACCCGCCCGCCCGGCTCACCCCGGGCACCCGCGTACGCCTGGTGGCCGCGTGA
- a CDS encoding biotin-dependent carboxyltransferase family protein translates to MTPVVEVLRAGALTTVQDLGRAGWAHLGVPRSGALDPAALRLANRLVGNPESAAGLEITMTGCELRFLRATAVAVTGAEAAVRVGDRPGDVGRPLSVPAGAVLRIGPPRDGLRNWLAVGGGFAVEPVLGSRATDTLSGLGPPPLRDGDRLPLGAPAGPPAPVDVTVGAPTPTDLRLTLRLGPRDDWFTATALDRLFGSAYTVSPVSNRVGARLTGAALPRAVAGELPSEGIVLGAVQVPADGQPLIFLADHPTTGGYPVVGVVDDVTPLAQARPGTTVRFHGPQR, encoded by the coding sequence GTGACCCCGGTGGTCGAGGTGCTCCGCGCCGGGGCGCTGACCACCGTCCAGGACCTGGGTCGGGCCGGCTGGGCGCACCTCGGCGTACCCCGGTCGGGCGCGCTCGACCCGGCGGCGCTGCGGCTGGCCAACCGGCTCGTCGGCAACCCGGAGTCCGCCGCTGGCCTGGAGATCACGATGACCGGCTGCGAGCTGCGGTTCCTCCGCGCGACGGCGGTCGCGGTGACCGGTGCCGAGGCCGCCGTGCGGGTCGGCGACCGCCCCGGTGACGTGGGTCGGCCGCTGTCGGTGCCGGCGGGCGCCGTGCTGCGGATCGGCCCGCCCCGCGATGGCCTGCGCAACTGGCTCGCGGTCGGCGGCGGGTTCGCCGTCGAGCCGGTGCTCGGCAGCCGCGCCACCGACACCCTCTCCGGGCTCGGCCCGCCGCCACTGCGCGACGGCGACCGGTTGCCCCTGGGCGCACCGGCCGGGCCGCCCGCCCCGGTGGACGTCACCGTCGGGGCGCCCACCCCGACCGACCTGCGGCTGACCCTGCGCCTCGGCCCGCGCGACGACTGGTTCACCGCCACCGCGCTGGACCGGCTGTTCGGCAGCGCGTACACGGTGAGCCCGGTCAGCAACCGGGTCGGCGCGCGACTCACCGGCGCGGCGCTGCCCCGCGCGGTGGCCGGGGAACTGCCCAGCGAGGGCATCGTGCTCGGGGCGGTGCAGGTGCCGGCGGACGGCCAACCGTTGATCTTCCTCGCCGACCATCCGACCACCGGCGGGTACCCCGTCGTCGGGGTGGTGGACGACGTGACCCCGCTCGCGCAGGCCCGGCCAGGGACTACGGTCAGGTTCCATGGACCTCAACGCTGA
- the trhA gene encoding PAQR family membrane homeostasis protein TrhA — protein MTTPAPLRLKPVDIGKPRMRGWLHTYAFFVAGLCGIVLSAVAATRPGWAPLVSCLIYSLTVCGLFGTSALYHRRVWSERGYQIMRRMDHSMIFVFIAGTYTPFCVLLLEPRPATIMLALVWGGALAGVAVKLVWPHAPRWVSAPLYLALGWVSVAMLPDILHQGGVTALVLLIVGGAIYSVGAVFYALRRPNPWPTVFGHHEFFHACTLVAALCHHIAIYFALFA, from the coding sequence GTGACCACCCCCGCCCCGCTTCGACTGAAGCCGGTCGACATCGGTAAGCCCCGGATGCGCGGCTGGCTCCACACGTACGCATTCTTCGTCGCCGGACTCTGCGGCATCGTGCTCAGCGCCGTCGCCGCCACCCGGCCCGGCTGGGCCCCGCTGGTCAGTTGCCTCATCTACAGCCTGACGGTCTGCGGGCTCTTCGGCACGAGCGCGCTCTATCACCGGCGGGTGTGGTCCGAGCGCGGCTACCAGATCATGCGCCGGATGGACCATTCGATGATCTTCGTGTTCATCGCCGGCACCTACACGCCGTTCTGCGTACTGCTGCTGGAACCCCGACCGGCCACGATCATGCTGGCGCTGGTCTGGGGCGGTGCGCTCGCCGGCGTGGCGGTCAAGCTGGTCTGGCCGCACGCCCCGCGCTGGGTCTCCGCGCCGCTCTACCTGGCGCTCGGCTGGGTCTCGGTCGCGATGCTGCCTGACATCCTGCACCAGGGGGGCGTCACCGCCCTGGTGCTGCTCATCGTGGGCGGCGCGATCTACAGCGTCGGCGCGGTCTTCTACGCGCTCCGCCGGCCCAACCCCTGGCCCACCGTCTTCGGCCACCACGAGTTCTTCCACGCCTGCACGCTCGTGGCCGCGCTCTGCCACCACATCGCCATCTACTTCGCCCTCTTCGCCTGA
- a CDS encoding LamB/YcsF family protein — translation MDLNADLGEGFGIWRLGDDAALLDLVTSANVACGFHAGDASTMRRVCEGAAERGVAVGAQVGYRDLAGFGRRHIAYAFAELRDEVTYQLGALDAFCRLFRTRVRYLKPHGALYHAAARDETQAAALVAAVGDYDDQLPLLCLPGSVLAQLAAGAGLRVVAEGFADRGYLPNGSLVPRTAPGALVTDPEEVAARAVRMATERSVVAVDGSVVPCPVESICLHGDTPGAVRCAELVRAALIDAGVTLTPFA, via the coding sequence ATGGACCTCAACGCTGACCTCGGCGAGGGATTCGGCATCTGGCGACTCGGCGACGACGCCGCGCTGCTGGACCTCGTCACCTCCGCCAACGTCGCCTGCGGCTTCCACGCCGGCGACGCGTCCACCATGCGCCGGGTCTGCGAGGGTGCCGCCGAGCGCGGGGTGGCCGTCGGCGCGCAGGTCGGCTACCGGGACCTCGCCGGCTTCGGCCGGCGGCACATCGCGTACGCCTTCGCGGAGCTGCGCGACGAGGTCACCTACCAGCTCGGCGCCCTGGACGCGTTCTGCCGGCTGTTCCGCACCCGGGTCCGCTACCTGAAGCCGCACGGGGCGCTCTACCACGCCGCCGCCCGCGACGAGACTCAGGCGGCGGCGCTGGTCGCGGCGGTCGGCGACTACGACGACCAGCTGCCGCTGCTCTGCCTGCCCGGCTCGGTCCTCGCCCAGCTCGCCGCCGGCGCCGGGCTGCGGGTGGTCGCCGAGGGCTTCGCCGACCGGGGCTACCTGCCCAACGGCTCGCTGGTGCCGCGCACCGCACCCGGGGCGTTGGTCACCGACCCGGAGGAGGTGGCCGCCCGGGCCGTGCGGATGGCCACCGAGCGGTCCGTGGTCGCGGTCGACGGCAGCGTCGTCCCGTGCCCGGTCGAGTCGATCTGCCTGCACGGCGACACCCCCGGCGCGGTCCGCTGCGCCGAACTGGTGCGCGCCGCCCTGATCGACGCGGGGGTGACGCTCACTCCGTTCGCGTGA
- a CDS encoding flavin reductase, with the protein MVHVRAHVPSRPTWRCGACGVAWPCSTAKLLLLAKYRGNRDALMIHLAALCAEAAEELAGLDHGSPPADLAVRFTGWARAR; encoded by the coding sequence ATGGTGCACGTCCGCGCCCACGTCCCCAGCCGTCCCACCTGGCGCTGTGGCGCCTGCGGGGTGGCGTGGCCCTGCTCGACGGCGAAGCTCCTCCTGCTCGCGAAGTACCGCGGGAACCGCGACGCGCTGATGATCCACCTCGCCGCGCTGTGCGCCGAGGCCGCCGAGGAACTCGCCGGGCTGGACCACGGCAGCCCGCCGGCGGATTTGGCGGTGCGCTTCACCGGCTGGGCCCGCGCCCGCTAG
- a CDS encoding DUF397 domain-containing protein: protein MDLTGAQWRKSTKSGGNGGDCVEVADNLPGVVGVRDSKDPTGPALLFAPAAWRVFVAQVADQS from the coding sequence ATGGACCTGACCGGCGCGCAGTGGCGCAAGAGCACGAAGAGCGGTGGCAACGGCGGCGACTGCGTCGAGGTGGCCGACAACCTTCCCGGCGTCGTAGGGGTCCGCGACTCGAAGGATCCGACCGGCCCGGCCCTTCTCTTCGCCCCGGCCGCCTGGCGGGTCTTCGTCGCGCAGGTCGCCGATCAGTCCTGA